The genome window TATATCTTAAGACAGGGAAAGATCTGGAAAGTCTCAGTCGTAAATTTCAAAAAAAGTGGCTGGGCTGAAGGTAGAATCAGAGTTAAATTTTTATAAGCCTCAATTACTTTAATTAGGAACTCATCAGAATTTTTCATAATTACATAATTAACTGTATCAATGTTAAGAGGTCAACCATCTTCTGAGCGAAGGGGATGGTTGACCTCTTTCTTTATTAAAAAATTCGGACATGTCCCTAATTTTCTATTTGCAAAAATTTTTTACATTACATAATATAAACCAGTGAAAAATTTCACGAAAGAAAAAGTTAAATTCTTATTAATTTTCTTTATTATCTTAATTTTTTTCCTTTCTTTTTCTCTATTCACCGATATCCCAAGAATTCAAAGAGGAGGTTTTTTTGATGACGAATCAATCTATTACTCAATGGCTCTAAGTATTGCAGAGGATTATGATTTAAAATATACAAGAGCAGACCTTGCAAGAATCTACGAAAGATTTATGACAGGTCCTCAGGGATTTTTTCTAAAAAGGGGAAGAAATGGAGATATCTTCTACGCTAAGTCGTTCGCCTACCCATTATTCGTGGCTCCTTTTGTAAAACTCTTTAAATTTCATGGATTCTTCGTGTTCCATTCAATCCTTATTTTTTTAATCCTTCTTGCGGGATACCATTTCTTTAAATATTCAAGCAAATTGAACATCTTCATTCCTGTAACTTTTCTTTTTGCATCAATCACCTGGATATTCTTTTTCTGGATAACTCCGGAATTTTTCAACTTTGCGATAGTTTTTTTTGCAGTTTTTTTCTGGCTTTATAAGATCAAAAAGAAAGAGGAAGAAGGTTTTTCTGAAAAAAATTTGAATTTTTTTCAGAATCTAACCTATGGAAAATACTCTGATTTAATTTCAGCAATATTGATCGGAGTGGCTACATTTTCAAAACTTCCGAATGCTATCATTCTTTTGCCAATCGGACTTTATTATTTATTTAATAAAAAATTTTTAAAGATTTTACTAATTGGTGTTTTCTTCCTGATTACAATAGGAATCTTTTTTGGGACAAACTTTATTCTCACAGGTGACCCTAATTACATGGGAGGAGAAAGAAAAACTTTTTACTTCAGGTTTCCTTTTGAAGACCCGGAAACGACATTTGATAACATAGGAATCTTACACACATCTGAAGATTACTGGCAGAGATTTCATATTTCTCCAAAAACTGTAATCTGGAATTTTTTTTATTTCTTTTTTGGGAGATTCTCAGGGATTGCTCTTTACTATTTTCCAGCCTTCCTTTCTCTAATTCTTTTCATCACACATAAAAAAAGAATTTGGGAAACATGTCTTGTGATTACAATTTTTGTAGAAATTTTTTTATACATCGTGCTAATCCCTGATAATTATTATGGAGGAGGGGGAACTCTTGGCAATAGATATTTTATGAACTTATATCCTCTTTTCTTTTTCCTAAGCGAAACAAAAAAAATAAAATCAATCGCATCAGAATGGCTGATTTCCTTGTTTTTTCTTGGCCAGATTTTCCTGAACCCGATTTTCTCAAGCTCTTATCCAGGAACCCATGCAAAAAACTATCCGTTTAAGCTTTTCCCTCCAGAGAAAACTCTCGTCGAGAATTTTTCCACAAACACTAACCCAAGAGCATTTAGAGTTCCTTTTGGAGACCCGATTCAATACTGGCTTTATTATCTGGATGACAATTTCCATGCAAAAGAGGGGATGTCATTCTGGACTGTGGGAAGTTCAGAGCTCGAAATGATTTTAGAGTCGCCAAAAAAACTAAAGGGAATAAAAATTTATTTAACAAACAACAGAGTAAACAACAACAGGGTAAAAATTAAAGTGGATGGAATCTCAAAAAAATACATACTCAGGTCTTCCCAGGTAATCGAAGAACATTTCCCTGCGATAGATGGGTTTCCGTTCAAAAAACATTTTCTATACCATATAAAAATATATTCTCAAAAAGGCGAGATCCCCTATTTCATCGATCACAGAAATGTTGATAAAAGATTTATGGGCGTGTATGTGAGAATCGAAGTCTATTGATATGTGTGGAATAGCGGGAATCTGCAACATAAATCGTAAAGAACCTTTTTCTCAAGAAACTATCAAAAAAATGACAGACACGATCATACATAGAGGTCCGGATGATGAAGGGTTCTATTCAGGATATGGAGTTGCGTTAGGAACAAGAAGGCTAAAAATAATTGACCTTGTCACAGGTCATCAGCCATTATCGAATGAGAATAAAAAAATATGGGTTTCATTTAACGGTGAAATTTATAATTTCTTGGAACTCAGGGATGAACTTATAAAGAAAGGACATGTTTTCTCAACAAAATCTGACACAGAGACAATCGTTCATTCCTATGAAGAGTATGGAGAAGAATTTTTAGAAAAATTAAGGGGGATGTTTGCAATCTCTCTCTGGGATTCTGAAAAAAGAAAGTTGATTCTTGCAAGGGATAGAGTAGGGAAAAAACCTCTTTATTACACGCTGCTGAATAATGGCACACTTCTTTTTGGGTCTGAAATAAAAACGATTCTCACATCAGAGGAGGTAAAAAAGGATTTGGATTTAAATGCTCTTGACCTTTTTCTGACCCTCGAATATATACCATCACCCCTTTCGATATTTAAATATATAAAAAAACTTGAGCCAGGACATATGTTAACTTTTTCGAAAGAAGGATTAAAAATTAAAAAATACTGGAAATTGAATTCCCTCCCAGAGAATGAATTTGAAAATTTAGAGGATGTAAAAACTAAGTTGGTTGAGATACTTAAAGAATCAGTAAGATTGAGGTTGATTTCTGATGTTCCGCTTGGAGCTTTTTTGAGTGGTGGAATTGACTCATCCTCTGTTGTTGCGATGATGTATCAGCTTGGAGCATATCCGATTAAGACTTTTTCAATCGGTTTCAAGGAATCCTCCTACAGCGAAATTGAATATGCAAGAAAAATATCTTCTCTATTCCACACAGACCATGAAGAGTTTATCCTTGAGCCAAAAGCTGTAGAACTCATAGAGAAGCTTATAAATTTTTTAGACGAACCTTTAGGAGATTTCTCCATATTTCCCACATATTTAGTTTCCAAAATGGCAAGGAAATATGTAACAGTAATCCTTTCAGGAGATGGAGGGGATGAACTCTTTGGTGGCTATGAACATTACGTTGCTCAGAAAATAGAATCGATTACAAGAAAGATTCCATTTAAACCTTTTCATAAATTATTTCCATTCTTATCAGGCTTTTTACCTCCCACTGAGTTAAAAAAAGGACTTACCAACAAGTTCAAAAGATTTTCAGAGGGAATGAATTCTGATGATGAACTCAGGCATTTTCGATGGATGATATTTTTAGATTCGAAATTAAAAGAAAATCTTTACACGGAGAGGTTCAAAAAAGAGCTTGTAAAAATTTCAAAAATTTATGAGACATTCCCATTTTCAAATGTATATAAAGAAATGAATAACTGGGATTCTGTAAATGGAGAGCTTTTCCTCGATTTTAAAACTTATCTTCCGGATGACATCATGGTAAAAGTTGATAGAATGTCTATGGCAGAATCCCTTGAGGCAAGAGCTCCCCTTTTAGACCATAAACTTGTAGAGTTTGTTTTTTCTTTGAAAGGAAATCTAAAGGTTAAAGGATTAGAAACAAAATGGATTTTTAAAAAAGCCATGGAAAAATATCTTCCAAAGGAGATAATTTACAGACAGAAAGAAGGCTTCAGCATTCCGATAAAAAACTGGCTGAAGAATGAGCTGAGGGATTTAATGGAAGAGTATCTTTCCGAGAGAAGAATAACTCAGGAAGGTTTCTTTAACTACAATGAAATCAAAAGAATGAAAGATGAACATATAAACGGAATAGAAAACCACAGCCACAGACTCTGGGCTCTTCTCTTCTACCAGTACTGGAAAGAAAAATACCTAATTTTATAAATAAATAAAATTTTTTGTAGAATAAAATTTAGTATATTTTTTAAGGCCACCCTTCCATCTCACTTATATATTTTCTTTAATGTTTAGAGGAGGATTTTAGAAGATAAAGGAAGATAGGAGCTCCTATAAGGGAGGTAATAACACCAACTGGAATTTCTGAAGGAGGATAAATGGTTCTTGCGATCAAATCCGCATAGATTAGATAAACTCCTCCTAAAAAGCACGAGTATGGAAGAACTTTGCGATGGTCAGAGCCTAATATAACCCTAACTGCATGGGGAATTATCAATCCCACAAAGCCGATGATCCCGGCTATAGAAACTGAGAAAGAAGTGAGAAAAGTTGCTATGATTAAACTAATTCTTCTTAGAAACTTTACATTCAATCCTGTTGATTTTGCCATCTCATCTCCCATAACAAGCAAGTTTAAATCTTTTGAGAAAAAAACACTAAGAGAAAAAAAGAAAACAAAATACGGGAAGAAATTAAAAACTTTTTTCCAGTCAGAACCCGAAAAACTTCCAAGCATCCAGAATATAAAGCTTTGCAGATTTTCCTGTTTGAAAATTAAAATTATGCTCGTGAGGGACGATGTGATTGAGCCAATTATTATTCCGATCAAAAGTAAAGTTACGGGCTTTGGTTCACCTCGAAAGTATGAAATGGAATATACAGCTAAAACAGTTACAAGGCCGAAAAAAAATGAGAAAAATGCCTGAGAGCTCATTCCAAGAAGAGATAAATTTATGCCTATAAAAGTACTGAGAACAGCCCCAAACGAAGATCCAGAGGAAACGCCAATTATGTATGGCTCTGCTAAAGGATTTCCGAAAAAAGCCTGGAGAATTGCCCCTGAAATGGAAAGAGATGCTCCTACAAGAAAAGCAATTATTATCCGTGGAATTCTTAATTCAAAAAGTATGGTTTTTTTGACTTCATCGTCAAATATTTTTCCTGAAAGGATTTCTTTCGGAGAAATTTCTACTGTTCCTGAAAATGTTGAGATAAACAGGGAAAATAACAACATCAAAAATATTGTAAAAGAAAATATCAATTCTCTATTTTTTTTCAGCATCAGTCATCCCTTTTATAATTTCTTCAAAAGCCTCTACAATCCTCGGCCCTGGTCTTGAGACTAGATCCTCATTGAGATAAAAAACCTTTCTATCCTTTATCGCGCTGATGAGTTCAATTCCTGGAATTTGTTTAAGCTCTATAAGTTGTCTGTGATAATCATTTTCATCTTTACTCATCATGAAAATTATATCCGGATTTTTTGATAGAAATTCTTCTTTACTCATTTTAAACCAGAATGAATTTACTGAGGAGATGTTTATACCTCCGGCTTTTTGTATAAGTTCATTTATGATTGTGTTTTTCCCAGCTGTCCAGAGTTCCTTTCCATCGAGACAAACAAAGGCCTTTGGGGATGATTTTATTTTAAATTCATTTTTAAGCTTTTTTATATCATTTTTAATTCTTTTGACAAACTCGATTCCATCTTCCTTTTTTCCTGTTATTTCAGAAATTTTTATTATCATTCTGAATAAATCCTCCAGGCTTTCTTTGAAGTTTATGGCAAAGATATTTACTTTAAGCTTTTTCAACCTGTGTATTGCCTGAAGGGAATTCCCTCTGGTTCCAATTACTAAATCAGGGTTTAACGAAAGAATTTTTTCAAAATTCAAATCAAGAATTCCCCCAACAATTTCTTTTTGTTTAGCTTTCTCAGGAAAATTACAGAACCTTGTGACGCCAGCTACCCTGTTTTCCAGACCAAGAGAAAAAAGTATCTCGGTGATGTTAGGAGCGAGAGAAACTATTCTTTGAGGAGGATATTTTATTGAAATTCTGTTATTCAGGTCATCAGTAAATTCTTTTATCTCATTTTTTCCTGAAGAAGATAAATTTAATTTGACTTGTTTTATAGGTTGTTTGTTTATAAATATATTTATTGGACAGCGCCCACCCCGATAGAGAACTATTAAAGATATAAAAGATACAATAAGTAAGGAAAAGAGAATAGCTAATATTTTTTGGTTCTTTCTCATTTAAATTCTTTCAAAGCCACTCAGTTATTCATCTCACCTTTTTTCAGGAAAAATGAGTGGAGGAGAATCAGGAGATTCTTTTAGAATTTTAACTTCTGCATCGTATACTTTTTTTATGTTTTCCCTTTCGAGCATTTCAGAAACTTTGCCATTCTTGAATATCTTTCCCTCCACAAGGAATAATATTTTTTTTGAATAAAGAGAAGCCAGATTCAGATTGTGTTCTGTTACAAGAAGAGTTTTTTTCTTTTTTTTAACTAATTCTTCTAAAATCTCATAAACCTCAATCTGAAAGTTAATATCAAGATGAGAACTCGGCTCATCCAGAAAAATTATCGGCGTGTCCTGGGCAAGGGCTTTTGCAATGAAAACTCTCTGAATTTCTCCAGAACTTAATTCAAGGATTTTTCGGTCTTTAAAATCTAAAACTTTTGTGATTTCCATTGCTTCAAAAACAGTCTCATCCGAGTTTTTCTCAAATCTTCCCTTGTATGGATATCTTCCCATCTCAACTATTTCTTTCACTGTGAAAGGAAATGGCGTGAAATTCATCTGGGGAACATAGGAGATAATTTTTGCAATTTTTTTTTGTGAGAGTGAAGATACACTCTTTCCCTCAACAATAACCTCTCCAGCAACTTTTGGAACAAAGCCCAATATTGCCTTTAAAAGCGTTGTTTTTCCTGAGCCATTTTTTCCGAGAATAGCGAGAAAATCTCCTTCATATAGAGAAAAC of Acidobacteriota bacterium contains these proteins:
- the asnB gene encoding asparagine synthase (glutamine-hydrolyzing), which codes for MCGIAGICNINRKEPFSQETIKKMTDTIIHRGPDDEGFYSGYGVALGTRRLKIIDLVTGHQPLSNENKKIWVSFNGEIYNFLELRDELIKKGHVFSTKSDTETIVHSYEEYGEEFLEKLRGMFAISLWDSEKRKLILARDRVGKKPLYYTLLNNGTLLFGSEIKTILTSEEVKKDLDLNALDLFLTLEYIPSPLSIFKYIKKLEPGHMLTFSKEGLKIKKYWKLNSLPENEFENLEDVKTKLVEILKESVRLRLISDVPLGAFLSGGIDSSSVVAMMYQLGAYPIKTFSIGFKESSYSEIEYARKISSLFHTDHEEFILEPKAVELIEKLINFLDEPLGDFSIFPTYLVSKMARKYVTVILSGDGGDELFGGYEHYVAQKIESITRKIPFKPFHKLFPFLSGFLPPTELKKGLTNKFKRFSEGMNSDDELRHFRWMIFLDSKLKENLYTERFKKELVKISKIYETFPFSNVYKEMNNWDSVNGELFLDFKTYLPDDIMVKVDRMSMAESLEARAPLLDHKLVEFVFSLKGNLKVKGLETKWIFKKAMEKYLPKEIIYRQKEGFSIPIKNWLKNELRDLMEEYLSERRITQEGFFNYNEIKRMKDEHINGIENHSHRLWALLFYQYWKEKYLIL
- a CDS encoding iron ABC transporter permease, which translates into the protein MLKKNRELIFSFTIFLMLLFSLFISTFSGTVEISPKEILSGKIFDDEVKKTILFELRIPRIIIAFLVGASLSISGAILQAFFGNPLAEPYIIGVSSGSSFGAVLSTFIGINLSLLGMSSQAFFSFFFGLVTVLAVYSISYFRGEPKPVTLLLIGIIIGSITSSLTSIILIFKQENLQSFIFWMLGSFSGSDWKKVFNFFPYFVFFFSLSVFFSKDLNLLVMGDEMAKSTGLNVKFLRRISLIIATFLTSFSVSIAGIIGFVGLIIPHAVRVILGSDHRKVLPYSCFLGGVYLIYADLIARTIYPPSEIPVGVITSLIGAPIFLYLLKSSSKH
- a CDS encoding ABC transporter ATP-binding protein → MEKIGEILRVHNLSAGYDAIFKIKNISFSLYEGDFLAILGKNGSGKTTLLKAILGFVPKVAGEVIVEGKSVSSLSQKKIAKIISYVPQMNFTPFPFTVKEIVEMGRYPYKGRFEKNSDETVFEAMEITKVLDFKDRKILELSSGEIQRVFIAKALAQDTPIIFLDEPSSHLDINFQIEVYEILEELVKKKKKTLLVTEHNLNLASLYSKKILFLVEGKIFKNGKVSEMLERENIKKVYDAEVKILKESPDSPPLIFPEKR
- a CDS encoding ABC transporter substrate-binding protein produces the protein MRKNQKILAILFSLLIVSFISLIVLYRGGRCPINIFINKQPIKQVKLNLSSSGKNEIKEFTDDLNNRISIKYPPQRIVSLAPNITEILFSLGLENRVAGVTRFCNFPEKAKQKEIVGGILDLNFEKILSLNPDLVIGTRGNSLQAIHRLKKLKVNIFAINFKESLEDLFRMIIKISEITGKKEDGIEFVKRIKNDIKKLKNEFKIKSSPKAFVCLDGKELWTAGKNTIINELIQKAGGINISSVNSFWFKMSKEEFLSKNPDIIFMMSKDENDYHRQLIELKQIPGIELISAIKDRKVFYLNEDLVSRPGPRIVEAFEEIIKGMTDAEKK